A genomic window from Agreia sp. COWG includes:
- a CDS encoding leucyl aminopeptidase has product MTLASVSVSATPASEVETDVLVLGVVRTDDGPRLVGAADATARLAAALGDLTLLGITGSKDDFIRLPSPEGIAARSLALVGLASEAPSSAELRYATGSVARRLLGAVNVALALPVSDDDSARAALEGCLLGAYDYTNHRSEASMPKASAAASFVLVTDIAVSATAVNKAVEIGRAVHLVRDLVNESPLDLYPDSFARRATELADLPGVTVTTWNEEQLAADGFGGILGVGQGSVRPPRLVKVSYSPAQSARHIALVGKGITFDSGGLSLKPAASMIGMKYDMAGAATVLAVVLAAARLELPTRVTAWLCLAENMPSGTAIRPGDVLGIRGGKTVEVLNTDAEGRLVLADGLAAASEEYPDAIIDVATLTGAATVALGNRYVGTMGSSELVKEVIDTAGRTGELLWHMPLAEEFRAMINSDVADLANIKPGNTAGGMLLAGVFLGEFIGNTEDGSGRIPWVHLDIAGAGTNKDALYGYTGKGPTGVVVRTLVALAEGGSGASVGAA; this is encoded by the coding sequence ATGACTCTCGCCTCCGTATCCGTATCCGCCACCCCCGCTTCCGAGGTCGAGACCGATGTACTCGTGCTCGGCGTGGTGCGCACCGACGACGGCCCACGGCTCGTCGGTGCGGCAGATGCGACGGCGCGACTGGCGGCTGCTCTGGGCGACCTCACGCTGCTCGGCATCACCGGATCGAAGGACGACTTCATCCGGCTCCCGTCTCCAGAGGGGATCGCTGCCCGCTCCCTCGCGCTCGTCGGACTCGCCTCCGAGGCGCCGAGCAGTGCCGAGCTCCGCTATGCGACGGGCTCCGTCGCTCGCCGACTCCTCGGCGCCGTCAACGTCGCACTGGCTCTTCCCGTCTCCGATGACGATTCAGCCAGGGCCGCGCTCGAGGGGTGCCTGCTCGGCGCCTACGACTACACGAATCATCGCAGCGAGGCCAGCATGCCGAAGGCGTCGGCAGCAGCATCCTTCGTTCTCGTCACAGACATCGCCGTCTCGGCGACGGCGGTGAACAAGGCGGTCGAGATCGGCAGGGCCGTGCACCTGGTTCGCGACCTCGTGAACGAGTCGCCCCTCGACCTCTACCCCGACTCCTTCGCTCGACGCGCGACCGAGCTGGCAGATCTGCCCGGCGTGACGGTGACGACGTGGAACGAGGAGCAGCTCGCAGCCGACGGCTTCGGGGGCATCCTCGGCGTCGGCCAAGGCTCCGTGCGTCCGCCGCGCCTGGTCAAGGTCAGCTACTCCCCCGCGCAGTCGGCTCGGCACATCGCGCTCGTCGGCAAGGGAATCACGTTCGATTCCGGCGGACTCTCACTCAAGCCGGCCGCCTCGATGATCGGCATGAAGTACGACATGGCCGGTGCCGCGACGGTCCTCGCTGTCGTTCTGGCGGCTGCCCGCCTCGAGCTGCCGACGAGGGTCACGGCGTGGTTGTGCCTCGCTGAGAACATGCCCTCCGGCACGGCGATCCGGCCGGGCGACGTCCTCGGCATCCGGGGCGGCAAGACCGTCGAGGTGCTGAACACCGACGCAGAAGGTCGCCTCGTCCTAGCCGATGGACTCGCGGCGGCCAGCGAGGAGTATCCCGACGCCATCATCGACGTGGCCACCCTCACCGGAGCGGCCACCGTCGCCCTCGGCAACCGCTACGTCGGCACGATGGGAAGCTCTGAGCTGGTCAAGGAGGTCATCGACACTGCTGGGCGCACCGGTGAGCTTCTCTGGCATATGCCCCTCGCCGAGGAGTTCCGAGCCATGATCAATTCCGACGTGGCGGACCTCGCCAACATCAAGCCGGGTAACACCGCCGGCGGAATGCTGCTCGCCGGTGTCTTCCTCGGTGAGTTCATCGGTAACACAGAAGACGGATCAGGCCGCATCCCGTGGGTACACCTCGACATCGCGGGGGCGGGAACGAACAAAGACGCCCTCTACGGCTATACCGGCAAGGGTCCGACCGGGGTCGTGGTTCGCACGCTGGTCGCCCTCGCCGAGGGAGGCTCGGGCGCTTCCGTCGGCGCGGCGTAG
- the lpdA gene encoding dihydrolipoyl dehydrogenase: MSEQKFDLVVLGGGSGGYAAALRASLLGLSVALVEKDKLGGTCLHRGCIPTKALLHSAEVADVSRESAKYGVRSSFDGIDMASVTSYREGVVASKFKGLEGLVKARGITVISGEGRLVSPTQVQVGENVVTGTNVVLATGSYARSLPGLEIGGRVITSTEALHLDYVPQTVAILGGGVIGVEFASVWKSFGADVTIVEALPHLVPNEEESVSKQFERAFRKRGIQFSLGTRFQSVQQNDDGVVVTLEDGRTIEAELLLVAVGRGPSTAGLGLEEVGVELDRGFVVTDERLQTNIPGVYAVGDIVPGLQLAHRSFQHGIFVAEEIAGLAPQIVDDVNIPKVTYSDPEVASVGLTEARAVDTYGSDKVTSYDYNLAGNGKSHIIGTQGSVKVVRVVDGPVVGVHMIGARVGELIGEAQLIVNWEAYPEDVAQLVHAHPTQNEALGEAHLALAGKPLHAL; the protein is encoded by the coding sequence GTGTCAGAACAGAAATTCGACCTTGTCGTCCTCGGTGGTGGCAGCGGTGGCTACGCCGCGGCCCTTCGTGCCAGCCTCCTCGGCCTCTCTGTCGCGCTGGTCGAGAAAGACAAGCTCGGCGGAACCTGCCTCCATCGGGGGTGCATCCCCACCAAGGCCCTGCTGCATTCCGCCGAGGTCGCAGACGTGTCGCGTGAGTCCGCTAAGTACGGAGTCAGATCCAGCTTCGACGGCATCGACATGGCGTCGGTCACCTCGTATCGCGAGGGTGTCGTGGCAAGCAAATTCAAGGGACTCGAGGGTCTCGTGAAGGCACGGGGTATCACCGTGATCTCGGGCGAGGGTCGACTCGTCTCGCCTACTCAGGTTCAGGTCGGTGAGAATGTCGTGACGGGCACCAACGTCGTGCTCGCCACCGGTTCATACGCTCGATCGCTCCCGGGACTCGAGATAGGGGGCCGAGTGATCACCAGCACCGAGGCCCTGCACCTCGACTATGTTCCCCAGACCGTCGCGATCCTCGGCGGCGGTGTCATCGGTGTCGAGTTCGCCAGCGTCTGGAAGTCGTTCGGGGCCGACGTCACGATCGTCGAGGCGCTCCCCCACCTGGTGCCGAACGAAGAAGAATCGGTCAGCAAGCAGTTCGAACGCGCATTCCGCAAGCGCGGCATCCAGTTCTCCTTGGGTACCCGGTTCCAATCGGTGCAGCAAAATGACGACGGCGTCGTGGTCACTCTCGAAGACGGCCGAACCATCGAAGCCGAGCTGCTTCTGGTGGCCGTCGGCCGGGGCCCTTCGACGGCAGGTCTCGGTCTAGAAGAGGTGGGAGTCGAACTCGATCGGGGTTTCGTCGTCACCGACGAGCGCCTGCAGACGAATATCCCCGGCGTCTACGCCGTGGGCGACATCGTTCCGGGCCTTCAGCTGGCCCACCGCAGCTTCCAGCACGGCATCTTCGTCGCAGAAGAGATCGCGGGCCTCGCGCCGCAGATCGTCGACGACGTCAATATTCCGAAGGTCACCTACTCGGATCCGGAGGTAGCCTCCGTCGGACTCACAGAGGCCCGGGCCGTTGACACGTACGGGTCAGACAAGGTGACGAGTTACGACTACAACCTCGCGGGTAATGGCAAGAGCCACATCATCGGCACACAGGGCTCGGTCAAAGTCGTTCGCGTCGTTGACGGTCCTGTTGTCGGAGTGCACATGATCGGAGCCCGCGTCGGCGAATTGATCGGCGAGGCTCAGCTCATCGTCAATTGGGAGGCCTACCCCGAAGACGTGGCTCAGCTGGTGCACGCACACCCCACGCAGAACGAAGCCCTGGGCGAAGCGCACCTCGCCCTCGCGGGCAAGCCGCTGCACGCCCTCTGA